From the genome of Treponema peruense:
ATCTTCAGATTTTGGAATGACTTTTTAAGTACATTAGCAACAAAGTGAGAATGTACAATTTGATCAGAACGTTTGCAAAGTGGTTTTGCTGCATGGGTTCTCGCTTTCGCTCGGGGGATTACTCTTTTTAGAGGTAATGCGACGCTACGCACTTGCTTGCGTCTTATGTTTTAATAGTGAACATTTTTTTTGTAAACAACTTGACGGCACTCTTTTACAATAGTATAATCTTTTTTACATTAGTTGTAACTGTTTACGAGGGGCGAGGTTGGCCCATAAATAAGTACTTCGATCCGGTGTCTTGTTCTGCAGATGAGAGAGCTGCAGATGGTATGGAAGCCATGCTTACCAGAAAGGGCGAAAGCGTAGAATTGGGGGAATGTAAACGGTGGTTCTGGAATAATTCTCTTCTTTTGGAATAGTAATTAAATTTCTTCAAGTCCAATAGACGGTCGCAAGCTGCATTACATGCTCACCGCCGAAGGTTTTACTGTTTTGACAAAAAGAAGCATTTCATTCATGCAGCGAAACTTTACACAGTTTTACAATTATAAGAAAAATATCGACAACCACATAGAACAGGCCAAACAAGCCGGAAAATCAAAAGTAGTTTTTTATAATGGAAGAAAGTTGTCAGGCAGTCGGAGTTTGCGCTGGCGAGAGGGCGAGGGGAATAGTATTTCTGAAAAAAAACATAAAATGATATTAATCAACATATAAAATCTATGTATTATTTTTGAAATAACGTTATGAAAAAAGAGGAGATGTGTAAATGATAGTAGAACAGGATAATGAATCACAAAAAATTTAAAAAAAAGAATCGGAAGAATTTTTGAGAATTGTGCTGGGGCAAAAAAATAAAAGGAGATGTAAAAGTATGAATGGAAATCAAGTTCGACCAGAAAAATGGACAAATGTTATTGATTTATATGATAACGGTTGGTATTCATATATTTGGGGAAATTATGACGGTGGCTCTGATAAAAGTCTTGGAGCTAGATGGAACGGCGGAAAAAACGTTGGATATCCAAATCAAGGTGCTTATCCAACTTGGTATGTCGAACCTGATTTTGTAACAAATGATATTTTGTTTTCTATTTATAGAGATGTTCAAATTAATCCTCAAAATGGAAATTTAAATAATATAAAAACAGCAATTATGGAGAATATTTAATGTTTGATAATTATGATGAAACTCCAAAAATCTCATGCATTGTTCCTGTATACAATGTAGAAAAGTATCTTCGTCGTTGCGTTGACTCAATACTGATGCAGATATTTATATAGTAGGAAGTGATCAGGTTTGGAACCCGGCTTGTTGTGGGGGAAGTACTCTAGAACAAGCAAAGCTTCCTCTTCATGCTTACTTCTTGGATTTTGGAAAAGATTCTACAAAAAGAATATCCAAGTGATTAAAAGACTATAAATAGCCTTGTATTGGAAGAGGAGGAGAGAGATGGAAACAAAAATTTATTATGGCGAATATTCTTTGTTTCATTGGATAGAACTGATTGTTACAAAAAATATAATTCTGCCACCTTATCAACGAAGTTTTGTCTGGGCAGAGGAACAGGTAAAACATTTGATTTCGTCTTTTAATGAGAATAATTTTATTCCTCCGGTTACTATTGGTGCTTTTAAAGAAAATAATAAAGTAGTAAATTATATTCTTGAATATGAATTAACTCATAATACAGAACCTGGAGAGCACTTATTCAATTACTGCGATGAACCAGCTTATGATATGAATAATTTGGTCTTTGGCGTAAATACATTCTTGGGTCATCCGAAGAAACAACTTTTTCATTGGCGTATGCAGTGTAGTTCGTTTTTTATTTTAAATAAATTTACAGCAAATCCTAGAGTTATGTTTGGAGATTTAAAATGCTAACTTTTAAAGAATTAAAGCAAAATATAAAAAAAGATAATTCCTCCTTGCCAACATTGAAAGTTGCTTTGCTTGGTGACACCGCAACTCAATTCCTGAGTACTGCAATCAAAGGTCTGGGAGTTGAGTATGGATATAATATAGATTTGTTTGAGGCTGAATATAATCAGATTGAGCAGCAGGTATTTAATCCTTCTAGTGATTTAAATTCTTTTAATTCTCAGTTTGTCGTCATTTTTCAATCTACCCACAAACTTTGTGAAAAATATAGCCTAATGAAGGCCGAGAATTGGGATTATCTGGCAGATGAGCGAATTGACTTTATAAAATCAATATGTGAAGTAATTAAAGTTCCTGTTATCTATTTCAACTATCCGGAAATAGATGACTCTGTATTCGGAAACTATGCCAATAAACTTTCAATTTCTTTTTTGTATCAAGTGAGGAAACTGAATTATGAGTTAATGAATTTAACCCAGAAATATTCAAACTTGTATATCTGTGATTTAGCAGCTTTACAAAATAAAGTCGGAAGAGACTTTATGTTTAATCCAGCGGTTTATACGAGTACAGAGATGGTTTTGTCCTTGGATGCTGTTCCCATTGTGGCATCAAGAGTAATGGAAACCATTGCTTCCTTGCAGGGTAAGATTAAGAAATGCTTGATTCTTGACTTGGACAATACGCTTTGGGGTGGTGTCATTGGAGATGATGGTATTGAGGGGATTCAGT
Proteins encoded in this window:
- a CDS encoding glycosyltransferase, yielding MFDNYDETPKISCIVPVYNVEKYLRRCVDSILMQIFI
- a CDS encoding DUF262 domain-containing protein, producing the protein METKIYYGEYSLFHWIELIVTKNIILPPYQRSFVWAEEQVKHLISSFNENNFIPPVTIGAFKENNKVVNYILEYELTHNTEPGEHLFNYCDEPAYDMNNLVFGVNTFLGHPKKQLFHWRMQCSSFFILNKFTANPRVMFGDLKC